In Methanofollis fontis, the following proteins share a genomic window:
- a CDS encoding hybrid sensor histidine kinase/response regulator: MVYTICYTDHDEDSLAAVKDYLETSGSFSAETATTAADGLGILNNRAVDAVICGRLPEMDGITFLQEVRSRHGDLPFIFFSENGQEEAILEALRCGADFCLQKRDDRRIRCTELLQTLRLAVGARRGDRAEIEHLHRAEECAGVGIREYDPAAGTVRESEIEACVPEWEGIHHELTGLDEQATDGTLEFSVTPADGSGPRVVRSVNQITRNPGGDQAQVMSIVHDDTESRSTERAFRSTIRNIVGSVGLESLDRITESVASWLEADCVMIGEIMPCNTRVRVLSMMLDGEHVRDFSYDLKGSPCENVTEKGYCIYPKNAVKLFPTAKDMVELNVQGYVGTAMRNSRGQVMGILCVLTRRPLRTPPALQEIIDLIAVKAVAEIERKRSDEAIQKARRMLADAMDLARLANWEYEVSESVFTVDGRFYSLYGATAGQEGATRMALETYLREFVHPEDRDMVATELNTAACATDPCYLALCNHRVVRRDGEHRHIAMRIGVTTDEQGRAMTLHGANQDITELKLAEQALLQANHKVNLLSSITRHDILNQIQIISGYLEIAHCKSGDAELDRIFAILKESTRNIQQQIEFTRVYQDLGTHEPQWQSLEAVLQNLPAPRRIDLSSDLNGIEVYADPILEKVFYNLMDNSLQHGGEVSAVHVSAVEEEGGALVVWEDDGRGIPTEEKTKIFTKGYGKNTGFGLFLICEILAITGITIRENGEPGKGARFEIAVPKQAYRRA; the protein is encoded by the coding sequence GTGGTGTATACGATCTGCTATACTGATCATGATGAAGACTCCCTTGCCGCAGTGAAGGACTATCTTGAAACCAGTGGAAGTTTCTCTGCAGAAACCGCAACAACAGCAGCAGACGGACTGGGCATCCTGAACAACCGCGCCGTCGATGCCGTCATATGCGGGCGCCTGCCGGAGATGGACGGGATCACCTTCCTGCAGGAGGTCCGTTCACGCCACGGCGACCTTCCCTTCATCTTCTTCTCAGAGAACGGGCAGGAAGAGGCCATTCTCGAAGCGCTCAGGTGCGGGGCGGACTTCTGTCTCCAGAAGAGGGATGACCGGCGTATCCGGTGCACCGAACTCCTGCAGACGCTACGCCTGGCCGTGGGGGCACGGAGGGGCGACAGGGCGGAGATTGAGCACCTGCACCGGGCAGAGGAGTGTGCGGGCGTCGGCATCCGCGAATACGATCCTGCGGCCGGGACCGTCCGGGAGTCGGAGATCGAGGCATGCGTCCCGGAGTGGGAGGGGATACACCATGAGCTGACCGGTCTGGATGAGCAGGCGACCGACGGCACCCTTGAATTCTCCGTGACCCCGGCAGACGGTTCCGGCCCCAGGGTTGTCCGCTCGGTCAACCAGATCACCCGGAACCCTGGAGGGGATCAGGCACAGGTCATGAGCATCGTCCATGACGACACGGAGAGCAGATCGACAGAGCGGGCTTTTCGGAGCACAATCAGGAACATCGTGGGTTCGGTCGGGCTTGAGTCCCTGGACCGCATCACCGAGAGTGTCGCCTCCTGGCTCGAGGCGGACTGCGTGATGATCGGGGAGATCATGCCGTGCAACACGCGAGTCCGGGTGCTCTCCATGATGCTCGACGGCGAGCATGTCCGGGACTTTTCGTATGACCTGAAGGGGTCCCCATGCGAGAATGTCACCGAAAAGGGCTACTGCATATACCCGAAAAATGCCGTGAAGCTGTTCCCGACGGCCAAGGACATGGTGGAACTGAATGTCCAGGGCTATGTGGGCACCGCCATGCGCAACTCCCGGGGGCAGGTGATGGGGATCCTCTGTGTGCTCACCCGGCGCCCCCTCCGTACTCCACCGGCCCTTCAGGAGATCATCGACCTGATCGCCGTAAAAGCGGTGGCAGAGATCGAGCGCAAACGATCAGATGAGGCAATACAGAAGGCCCGGCGGATGCTCGCCGATGCGATGGACCTTGCCCGCCTCGCAAACTGGGAATATGAGGTTTCAGAAAGCGTTTTTACCGTCGATGGCCGCTTTTATTCCCTGTATGGCGCCACCGCAGGGCAGGAGGGCGCCACCCGGATGGCGCTTGAGACCTATCTCCGGGAATTCGTCCACCCCGAAGACCGGGACATGGTCGCCACCGAACTGAATACCGCCGCATGTGCGACCGATCCCTGCTACCTGGCCCTCTGCAATCACCGGGTTGTTCGGCGGGACGGCGAGCATAGGCACATCGCCATGCGTATCGGGGTCACCACCGACGAGCAGGGCAGGGCGATGACATTGCATGGGGCAAACCAGGACATCACCGAACTCAAACTCGCCGAGCAGGCACTCCTTCAGGCAAACCATAAGGTCAACCTGCTCTCGAGCATCACCCGCCATGACATCCTGAACCAGATCCAGATCATCAGCGGGTACCTGGAAATCGCACACTGCAAGAGCGGGGATGCGGAGCTGGACAGGATATTTGCCATTCTCAAGGAGTCCACCCGGAACATCCAGCAGCAGATTGAGTTCACCAGGGTCTACCAGGACCTCGGGACCCATGAACCGCAATGGCAGTCCCTGGAGGCGGTCCTGCAAAATCTGCCGGCCCCACGCCGGATTGACCTCTCCAGCGACCTCAACGGCATCGAAGTATATGCCGATCCGATCCTCGAGAAGGTGTTCTACAACCTCATGGACAACTCCCTCCAGCACGGGGGGGAGGTGTCGGCGGTCCATGTCTCCGCGGTGGAGGAAGAGGGAGGTGCACTCGTCGTCTGGGAGGATGACGGCAGGGGCATCCCGACCGAAGAGAAGACGAAGATATTCACAAAGGGATACGGGAAGAATACCGGATTCGGCCTCTTTCTCATCTGCGAGATCCTCGCCATCACCGGGATCACGATCCGGGAGAACGGGGAACCGGGGAAGGGTGCACGCTTCGAGATCGCGGTGCCAAAACAGGCCTATCGGCGGGCATAA
- a CDS encoding polysaccharide deacetylase family protein, whose amino-acid sequence MPFTFRRPPGPVVVMYHSVTAHAPTDPFAVSRQDFGVQIAWLLEAGYDIVPLPSLVKALAAGDPALRGQAVVTFDDGYQDVLEEAVPVLEDFGVPATVFLVTGMLGGRATFNCHSPDARLMDEDDVRSIRSCGIGLGSHTHSHANLPLLEPGALRAELEMSREALIGLGETFLSLSYPWGKYAARETRAARDAGYACALEVNSRPAAGSDPYSIARFGVTRDLDLKGFSRMIAPPFTDVLTRKAKSASRLCKLHFGL is encoded by the coding sequence ATGCCGTTCACATTCCGGCGCCCTCCCGGCCCTGTTGTCGTCATGTACCACTCCGTCACCGCACACGCACCCACGGACCCCTTCGCCGTCTCACGGCAGGACTTCGGCGTCCAGATCGCCTGGCTCCTGGAGGCGGGCTACGATATCGTCCCCCTCCCCTCCCTGGTGAAGGCGCTCGCGGCCGGCGACCCCGCCCTCCGGGGGCAGGCGGTCGTCACCTTCGACGACGGTTATCAGGACGTCCTCGAGGAGGCGGTCCCGGTGCTCGAAGACTTCGGTGTCCCGGCCACCGTCTTCCTGGTCACCGGCATGCTCGGGGGGCGGGCGACGTTCAACTGCCACTCCCCCGACGCCCGCCTGATGGACGAAGACGACGTCCGCTCCATCCGTTCGTGCGGCATCGGGCTCGGGAGCCACACCCACTCCCATGCAAACCTCCCCCTGCTCGAGCCCGGAGCGCTCCGGGCCGAACTGGAGATGTCTCGGGAGGCGCTCATCGGGCTCGGGGAGACCTTCCTCTCCCTCTCCTACCCCTGGGGGAAATACGCCGCCAGGGAGACCCGTGCCGCCAGGGATGCGGGATACGCCTGCGCCCTGGAGGTGAACTCCCGCCCGGCCGCGGGCTCCGACCCCTACAGCATCGCCCGGTTCGGCGTCACCAGGGACCTGGACCTGAAGGGCTTCTCCCGGATGATCGCCCCGCCGTTCACCGACGTCCTCACACGAAAGGCGAAATCCGCCTCAAGGCTCTGTAAATTGCATTTCGGTCTGTGA
- a CDS encoding DUF3427 domain-containing protein, protein MELFPGIYEQLINEYLQSKLSSLRTDQRWYTDTIGHYDPQSILSRYIHTIVEDALRTADEKHRSLADQIAICNGIVAHLADVIGDDHLHHCKITDDAELLLAILDPDLSTTLDQQTIPRPETSISQGSLFTGSPREPGLVYELKKEIRSADRIDLLISFIKWSGIRLIIDDLKEFVKHGTLRVITTSYIGATDIKAVETLSRLKNTTVKVSYDTERTRLHAKSYIFHRKSGFSTAYIGSSNLSSSAVTSGLEWNVKVTQQDSAHIIRKIDATFETYWNDPEFITYTDASRDHLIRSLSKETKDDSGVTTVFDIQPYHFQKEILEQIKAERELHHNFKNLIVAATGTGKTVISAFDYKDLTSKAGHYPRLLFVAHREEILKQSINVFRGILKDPNFGDLLVGGNEPTQIEHLFTSIQSLNSRDLIQRTRPDFYDVIIIDEFHHAAAPSYQRLLSHYTPQVLVGLTATPERMDDLDIFQYFDGRTTAEIRLPEAINRKLLSPFHYFGITDVVDLDSVTWRRGCYQPGELNELYTGNTERVERIKEALLEYISDIDDTIGLGFCVSVDHARFMAESFTRAGIPSASLCAESPREERFSIQNRLKSREIHFIFVVDLYNEGVDIPEVNTILFLRPTESLTIFVQQLGRGLRLAEGKECLTVLDFVGRHNVHYRFGEKMMALLSTSERPLIMQVRENSFELPKGCHIHLEKVAQQRVLENITTATTTRRSLIRTIQAFEERTGTPLTLKNFMAYHAITPREIYRKDTFTALACQAGVCKDGDGADSAFTKNAALHLSTIDSPRLIRFIQDLLKDPFGYSYDTLTDAERRMLAMVYYSIHTSPPETHDIPSLFSDIVESEWIRNEVSDLLDYNFEQIEFIPESVDLGFDSPLEVHCTYTRDQIFSALGHHTLDARPSQGSREGVLHLRDKQIDAFFITLNKTEEHYSPTTMYQDYAVSESLFHWQSQSTTSASSPTGERYIHHEERGNRILLFVREFKKVDNLAEPYIFLGTARYVSHEGTRPMSILWELDRPMPPGLFVRANKTVIG, encoded by the coding sequence ATGGAACTTTTTCCTGGAATCTATGAGCAATTAATCAACGAATATCTCCAATCAAAACTATCCTCGCTCAGAACCGATCAGAGATGGTACACCGACACCATCGGGCACTATGATCCCCAGTCCATCCTCTCCCGCTATATCCATACGATTGTTGAAGATGCCCTCCGCACCGCAGACGAAAAACATCGGTCCCTGGCAGATCAGATCGCCATCTGCAATGGCATCGTCGCCCATCTTGCCGATGTCATCGGTGACGATCACCTCCACCACTGCAAAATCACCGATGACGCCGAACTCCTGCTCGCCATCCTGGACCCTGATCTTTCCACAACCCTGGATCAGCAGACCATCCCCCGACCCGAGACCTCCATCTCTCAGGGCAGTCTCTTCACCGGGTCCCCCAGGGAACCCGGACTCGTGTATGAGCTCAAAAAGGAGATCAGAAGTGCGGACCGCATCGACCTTCTCATCTCATTCATCAAGTGGAGCGGTATTCGCCTGATCATCGACGATTTAAAGGAGTTCGTCAAACACGGCACCCTGCGGGTGATCACAACATCCTATATCGGCGCAACCGACATAAAGGCGGTTGAGACCCTCTCTCGCCTGAAAAACACCACCGTCAAGGTATCATATGACACCGAGAGGACCCGCCTCCATGCAAAATCCTACATCTTTCACCGGAAAAGCGGATTTTCTACCGCATACATCGGTTCGTCGAACCTCTCGAGTTCAGCGGTCACAAGCGGTCTGGAATGGAACGTGAAGGTGACGCAGCAGGACTCGGCGCATATCATCAGAAAGATCGACGCAACCTTCGAGACCTACTGGAATGATCCAGAGTTCATCACCTATACCGATGCGAGCAGAGACCACCTCATCCGCTCCCTCTCAAAAGAGACGAAAGACGATTCCGGGGTAACAACGGTCTTCGATATCCAGCCCTACCACTTCCAGAAGGAGATCCTCGAACAGATAAAGGCCGAACGAGAACTCCATCACAATTTCAAAAACCTCATCGTTGCAGCGACAGGCACAGGAAAAACGGTCATATCAGCATTCGACTACAAAGATCTCACGTCCAAAGCGGGGCACTACCCCCGCCTGCTGTTTGTCGCCCACCGTGAGGAGATCCTCAAGCAGAGCATCAACGTATTCCGGGGGATCCTCAAGGACCCCAATTTCGGGGACCTCCTGGTCGGGGGAAACGAACCCACCCAGATCGAGCATCTGTTCACGTCCATCCAGAGTCTCAACAGCAGGGACCTGATCCAGCGCACACGACCCGATTTTTATGATGTGATCATCATCGATGAGTTCCATCATGCAGCGGCACCCTCCTATCAGCGTCTCCTCTCCCACTACACGCCTCAGGTCCTTGTCGGTCTCACCGCCACCCCTGAACGGATGGACGATCTCGACATCTTCCAGTATTTTGATGGCAGAACCACCGCAGAAATCCGCCTGCCCGAGGCGATCAACCGGAAACTCCTCTCACCGTTTCACTATTTCGGGATCACCGATGTGGTGGATCTGGATTCGGTGACCTGGAGGCGCGGATGCTACCAGCCCGGTGAACTCAATGAACTCTATACCGGGAATACAGAACGGGTTGAGCGGATCAAGGAGGCATTACTGGAGTACATCAGCGATATCGACGATACCATCGGCCTTGGTTTCTGTGTCTCCGTCGATCATGCACGGTTTATGGCCGAATCGTTTACACGGGCAGGCATCCCCTCGGCATCGCTCTGTGCCGAGAGTCCAAGAGAAGAGCGCTTTTCCATCCAGAACCGCCTGAAATCACGGGAGATCCACTTCATCTTTGTCGTCGATCTCTACAATGAGGGGGTGGATATCCCTGAGGTAAACACGATCCTCTTCCTGCGTCCGACAGAGAGTCTGACGATATTTGTGCAACAACTCGGGCGGGGACTGAGGCTTGCAGAGGGTAAAGAGTGCCTGACCGTGCTCGACTTTGTCGGACGACACAATGTCCATTATCGGTTCGGGGAGAAGATGATGGCACTCCTCTCCACAAGCGAAAGACCCCTGATCATGCAGGTCCGGGAAAATTCATTTGAACTCCCAAAAGGGTGCCATATCCATCTCGAAAAGGTGGCACAACAGCGGGTGCTTGAGAATATCACCACGGCAACCACCACGCGGCGTTCGTTAATCCGCACCATCCAGGCATTTGAAGAGAGGACCGGCACACCCCTCACCCTGAAAAATTTCATGGCATACCACGCCATAACACCGAGGGAGATCTATAGAAAGGATACCTTCACCGCCCTGGCATGCCAGGCAGGGGTGTGTAAAGACGGGGACGGGGCAGACTCCGCATTCACAAAAAATGCCGCACTGCACCTCAGCACCATCGACTCACCACGATTGATCCGCTTCATTCAGGACCTCTTGAAAGACCCGTTCGGGTATTCCTATGACACCCTCACCGATGCCGAGAGGCGGATGCTCGCGATGGTCTATTATTCCATCCACACCTCTCCACCAGAAACCCACGATATCCCGTCCCTCTTCTCAGATATTGTGGAGAGTGAATGGATCCGTAACGAGGTGTCCGATCTCCTGGACTACAATTTTGAGCAGATCGAGTTCATCCCTGAATCGGTCGATCTGGGTTTCGATTCACCCCTGGAGGTGCATTGTACCTACACACGGGACCAGATCTTCTCTGCCCTCGGGCACCATACCCTGGACGCCAGACCCTCACAGGGGAGTCGGGAAGGCGTGCTCCATCTCCGGGACAAACAGATTGATGCCTTCTTTATCACCCTGAACAAGACCGAGGAGCACTATTCCCCCACCACCATGTACCAGGATTATGCCGTCTCTGAATCCCTGTTTCACTGGCAATCACAGAGCACCACATCTGCATCCTCGCCGACCGGAGAGCGCTACATCCACCACGAGGAGAGAGGCAACCGGATCCTGCTCTTTGTCCGGGAGTTCAAAAAGGTCGACAACCTGGCAGAGCCCTACATCTTCCTCGGGACGGCACGCTATGTCTCCCATGAGGGCACCCGCCCCATGAGCATCCTCTGGGAACTCGACCGCCCCATGCCGCCGGGGTTGTTTGTGCGGGCGAACAAGACGGTGATCGGGTAG
- a CDS encoding HEAT repeat domain-containing protein translates to MAGILGGFLESWKKKRAEAQEKRKDLDEQYARITDNVARLKSKDPETRKSAAIEAQASLVRWWDHHYYYNLIPLISDRDPEVRKAALQSFREMMHEDYNRFSPPFVGLGSIENIPTELIVAHFSEGRRAWKESPYFPAHQMAVDSIRRLVGRERDGEVLAEAQQTLELGLRLIHGDKSLLKSFDMMEMRRGW, encoded by the coding sequence ATGGCCGGCATTCTCGGGGGGTTCCTGGAATCCTGGAAAAAGAAGCGTGCGGAGGCGCAGGAGAAGAGAAAAGACCTGGATGAACAATACGCCAGAATAACCGATAATGTCGCCAGGCTGAAGAGCAAGGATCCGGAAACACGAAAGTCCGCAGCGATTGAAGCACAAGCATCTCTGGTCCGGTGGTGGGATCACCATTATTATTACAACCTCATCCCGCTCATCTCCGATCGGGACCCAGAGGTGCGAAAGGCGGCGCTCCAGAGTTTTCGTGAGATGATGCATGAAGATTACAACAGGTTCTCACCGCCGTTCGTCGGATTGGGCAGTATCGAAAATATACCCACGGAGTTAATTGTTGCTCATTTCTCAGAGGGAAGACGGGCGTGGAAAGAATCGCCCTATTTTCCGGCCCACCAGATGGCGGTCGATTCGATCAGGAGGCTGGTCGGTCGGGAGCGTGACGGGGAGGTACTGGCCGAGGCCCAACAGACACTGGAACTCGGGCTCCGTCTCATTCATGGTGATAAGTCGCTGCTGAAATCATTCGATATGATGGAGATGCGGCGGGGCTGGTAA
- a CDS encoding HFX_2341 family transcriptional regulator domain-containing protein: MNIRSGLSETVHIIPLGHEIDRAVKPFTRTRADRAYVLTVPKAADLDPEMNNKQQFFLDRVIEELQGFGIPVTFVPVNMFSIPDVMRVIARIIRTEQEVGNRVLVNMSSCGRKTSVAVTLAAMVHDAAVYYVSADRYASSGGPEDERRHGLSVVEEVRTEMFQNFRIMMPKHENLLLLAELYRRRHEGDGRMESDMIIEFFHESGVYGFSSDDLPPKKNRGYEPGGRKRALLNRINRGFLEELERQGYVERIREGRRFSIRITEAGEYIACVSGLLED, encoded by the coding sequence GTGAACATACGCTCAGGTCTCTCAGAGACGGTCCACATCATCCCGCTCGGGCACGAGATCGACCGGGCGGTGAAGCCCTTCACCAGGACGCGGGCGGACCGCGCCTATGTGCTGACGGTCCCGAAAGCCGCCGACCTCGATCCGGAGATGAACAACAAGCAGCAGTTTTTCCTGGATCGGGTGATCGAGGAACTACAGGGCTTCGGGATCCCGGTCACCTTCGTGCCGGTGAACATGTTCTCGATCCCGGACGTGATGCGGGTGATCGCCCGGATCATCCGCACCGAGCAGGAGGTAGGCAACCGGGTGCTGGTGAATATGTCCTCGTGCGGCAGGAAGACCTCGGTGGCGGTGACACTGGCGGCGATGGTCCACGACGCCGCGGTCTATTATGTGAGTGCCGACCGCTATGCCTCGAGCGGGGGCCCGGAGGACGAGCGCCGCCACGGTCTCTCGGTCGTCGAGGAGGTGAGGACCGAGATGTTCCAGAACTTCCGGATCATGATGCCCAAACACGAGAACCTCCTGCTTCTCGCCGAACTCTACCGGCGGAGGCATGAGGGGGACGGGAGGATGGAGAGCGATATGATCATCGAGTTTTTCCATGAGAGCGGGGTCTACGGGTTTTCCAGCGACGACCTTCCCCCGAAGAAAAACCGCGGCTATGAACCGGGCGGGCGGAAACGGGCGCTGCTGAACCGGATCAACCGGGGCTTTCTGGAGGAGCTCGAACGGCAGGGCTATGTGGAGCGGATCAGGGAGGGGCGCCGGTTCTCGATCAGGATCACCGAGGCTGGCGAGTATATTGCGTGTGTGAGCGGGCTTCTGGAGGATTGA
- a CDS encoding MOP flippase family protein, with translation MSLEIQTVRGISWSGISQVVSQGFQFLVKILLARLLVPEDFGILGMALVFTMLIETVNDVGLSAAIIQKKGITERHLSTAFWVGLALGAALFAVGLLASPSIAAFFGEPLLAPIIVVLSLNFIFGSFGIVHRTLLMKRIDFRKIAATEVWTAGIGGVVSLVLAFLGYGVWSLVFGSVLAILGSSALLWVLCPWRPQRSPDRESFLDLFGYGRNAMASQVLGYIGSNIDYFLIAKFLDATSLGLYTLAFQMAVFPFSRVSRIIGRVTFPAFSAIQDDTRQIIRGYLKTVRYTSLLTFPMLAGLAVVAPVFIPLAIGEKWAPMVLPLQILSVYGILKSVEANANPVLMGMGRPDLYVRYEILSLPTISLAIYLGMGAGITGVAAAVTLAFCGLFFVIQTIANRIIGLNYAALAGALLPAAVGSGVMVAAVRAFLMISEGWIPGGVALVSAIVLGALVYTGVIMVVDGGTVEEMKSVIRRISGVSA, from the coding sequence TTGAGCCTTGAAATCCAGACCGTCAGGGGGATCAGCTGGTCAGGCATATCGCAGGTGGTATCCCAGGGATTCCAGTTTCTCGTCAAGATCCTGCTTGCCCGCCTCCTCGTCCCCGAAGATTTCGGCATCCTCGGGATGGCGCTCGTGTTCACCATGCTCATCGAGACCGTCAACGACGTCGGCCTGAGCGCCGCCATCATCCAGAAAAAAGGGATCACAGAACGGCACCTCTCCACCGCCTTCTGGGTGGGCCTCGCACTCGGTGCCGCCCTCTTTGCGGTGGGCCTGCTCGCCTCCCCGTCCATCGCCGCCTTTTTCGGCGAACCCCTGCTGGCACCGATCATCGTCGTGCTCTCCCTGAATTTCATCTTCGGGTCGTTCGGCATCGTCCACAGGACGCTGCTGATGAAGCGGATCGACTTCCGGAAGATCGCCGCCACCGAGGTCTGGACGGCCGGTATCGGGGGCGTCGTCTCCCTGGTCCTGGCCTTTCTGGGCTATGGCGTCTGGAGCCTGGTCTTCGGTTCGGTGCTGGCGATTCTGGGGAGTTCGGCCCTGCTGTGGGTGCTCTGCCCCTGGCGTCCGCAGAGGTCCCCGGACCGGGAGAGTTTCCTGGACCTCTTCGGCTACGGCAGGAACGCAATGGCCTCGCAGGTCCTGGGCTATATCGGCTCGAACATCGACTATTTCCTCATCGCAAAATTCCTGGACGCCACCTCCCTCGGCCTCTACACCCTCGCCTTCCAGATGGCCGTCTTCCCGTTCAGTCGGGTCTCCCGGATCATCGGGAGGGTGACCTTCCCGGCCTTCTCGGCCATCCAGGACGACACCAGACAGATCATCCGCGGCTACCTCAAGACCGTCAGGTACACCTCGCTGCTGACCTTCCCCATGCTCGCCGGGCTTGCCGTCGTCGCACCGGTCTTCATTCCCCTCGCCATCGGGGAGAAGTGGGCGCCCATGGTGCTCCCCCTGCAGATCCTCTCCGTCTACGGGATCCTCAAATCGGTCGAGGCCAATGCGAACCCGGTGCTGATGGGCATGGGCCGCCCCGACCTCTATGTGCGCTATGAGATCCTCTCCCTCCCGACCATCTCCTTGGCGATCTATCTGGGGATGGGCGCCGGCATCACCGGCGTTGCCGCCGCCGTTACGCTGGCGTTCTGCGGACTCTTCTTTGTCATCCAGACCATCGCCAACCGGATCATCGGGCTGAATTATGCCGCCCTCGCTGGCGCCCTCCTCCCTGCGGCCGTCGGGTCGGGGGTGATGGTCGCCGCCGTCCGGGCATTCCTGATGATCAGCGAGGGGTGGATACCCGGCGGTGTCGCTCTCGTCTCCGCGATCGTCCTCGGGGCCCTTGTCTACACCGGTGTGATCATGGTGGTGGACGGCGGGACGGTGGAGGAGATGAAATCGGTCATACGCCGGATCTCCGGGGTCTCTGCCTGA
- a CDS encoding ORC1-type DNA replication protein, with the protein MTSIPLMADQTLFRNPEVFEVTHLPETFNHRHAQMQELAFALRPTLDGGSPLNTVLRGPPGTGKTTAVHRIFAGVGEVCERVAPVLIPCHCDQTPRAVFARIYAALSGHPLPDAGVPLRRITERIADNLTGRGAVLVVCLDDAGELIPNGVLDDVLTALLRMHEGYPGTKAGVFLTLSGMDPDLSRCLTPSTLSVLHASEVFFPPYSRQEIRGILADRIRAGLYPGVVPPAVLDLMAERTDACGDLRVGLDMVRRAAGAAERAGRRAVTAEDVHAAHAASRHLRLEMAVDSLDAADREVLDAVLSIWREGEEETRSGTVYERLCDRDAMSYSAFYSRLRKLEHLRLVDIVMWRGRGNSRMILPGEGVEEAMEGAFAV; encoded by the coding sequence ATGACATCCATCCCCCTCATGGCCGACCAGACGCTCTTCAGGAACCCGGAGGTCTTCGAGGTCACCCACCTCCCGGAGACCTTCAACCACCGCCACGCCCAGATGCAGGAACTGGCCTTCGCCCTCCGCCCCACTCTGGACGGCGGCAGCCCCCTCAACACGGTGCTCCGCGGCCCGCCCGGCACCGGCAAGACCACGGCCGTCCACCGGATCTTCGCCGGGGTCGGGGAGGTCTGCGAGCGGGTGGCGCCGGTGCTCATCCCCTGCCACTGCGACCAGACGCCCCGTGCGGTCTTCGCCCGGATCTACGCCGCCCTCTCCGGTCACCCCCTCCCGGATGCCGGCGTTCCGCTCCGGCGGATCACGGAGCGGATCGCAGACAACCTGACCGGGCGGGGGGCGGTGCTCGTCGTCTGCCTGGACGACGCCGGCGAACTCATCCCGAACGGCGTGCTGGACGATGTGCTCACCGCCCTCCTCCGCATGCACGAGGGGTATCCGGGCACAAAGGCCGGGGTGTTCCTGACGCTCTCCGGCATGGACCCCGACCTCTCCCGCTGCCTCACCCCCTCGACCCTCTCGGTGCTGCATGCCTCCGAAGTCTTTTTTCCGCCCTATTCCCGGCAGGAGATCCGGGGGATCCTCGCCGACCGCATCCGGGCCGGCCTCTACCCCGGCGTGGTGCCGCCGGCCGTGCTTGACCTGATGGCGGAACGGACGGACGCCTGTGGGGACCTCCGGGTGGGGCTGGACATGGTGCGGCGGGCGGCGGGAGCGGCCGAGAGGGCGGGGCGAAGGGCGGTGACGGCGGAGGACGTGCACGCCGCCCATGCGGCATCCCGGCACCTCCGCCTGGAGATGGCCGTCGATTCCCTGGACGCCGCCGACCGGGAGGTGCTCGATGCGGTGCTCTCGATCTGGCGGGAGGGAGAGGAAGAGACGAGATCCGGGACCGTCTATGAGCGCCTCTGCGACCGGGATGCGATGAGTTATTCGGCGTTCTATAGCCGCCTCCGCAAACTCGAGCACCTCCGGCTGGTGGACATTGTGATGTGGCGGGGACGGGGGAACAGCCGGATGATCCTGCCCGGGGAAGGGGTGGAGGAGGCGATGGAGGGGGCATTCGCGGTGTGA
- a CDS encoding zinc ribbon domain-containing protein, producing the protein MDNKEMKSCQSCGMPMQSPSDFGTKADGSPSEDYCTYCYQGGAFTEPDITMEEMAEKGGAIMAEMYEIPIENAKRFALEQLSCLKRWAGREVPSCGSCGMPMRSPGEFGTGADGSPSKDYCTHCYRDGAFVEPELTLDAAVERYAPMMAGHLDMPLERAREMVRQYLSTLPRWRV; encoded by the coding sequence ATGGACAATAAAGAGATGAAATCATGCCAGAGCTGCGGGATGCCGATGCAATCCCCATCTGATTTCGGCACCAAAGCGGACGGATCGCCATCGGAGGACTACTGCACCTACTGCTACCAGGGCGGCGCCTTCACCGAGCCCGATATCACCATGGAGGAGATGGCAGAGAAGGGCGGGGCGATCATGGCGGAGATGTACGAGATCCCGATCGAGAATGCGAAACGTTTCGCTCTCGAACAACTCTCCTGCCTGAAGCGGTGGGCCGGACGGGAGGTCCCGTCCTGCGGGAGCTGCGGGATGCCGATGCGCTCGCCCGGGGAGTTCGGCACCGGGGCGGACGGGTCACCCTCGAAGGACTACTGCACCCACTGCTACCGGGACGGCGCCTTCGTCGAGCCCGAGCTGACCCTCGATGCGGCGGTGGAGCGGTATGCCCCGATGATGGCCGGGCACCTCGATATGCCCCTCGAGCGGGCGAGGGAGATGGTGCGGCAGTACCTCTCGACGCTGCCCCGCTGGCGGGTGTGA